In one Tripterygium wilfordii isolate XIE 37 chromosome 22, ASM1340144v1, whole genome shotgun sequence genomic region, the following are encoded:
- the LOC119991400 gene encoding uncharacterized protein LOC119991400, giving the protein MTSPWNRNVTSGFPIADEYEQNQEQSSAWVRYTQTDIGSSYKQASSYVNLNLIPEMCMDEDDNHFEQAIANNEFDLVEDEPGIHTDDSDDDEEDGGNIGLNIDSGIDNENGHINLEEMVPEFGDVSQAEYAVCRDWDKQNQGPYDTLAEKEVFENKKELIRAVKMWHIQNNSQYKTQRSSKSELQLICMKEPICNWYLRAMKKEKFNLWMITVIKGRHTCTNASLHHGHRQLDAEYIADEVIHIVKADLKINIAAIQAYASSHLKYPVSYRKAWVAKQKVMEKLFGTFEDSYNMLPRFLQALQISNPGSIVNLNYKECVNGVATFGRVFWAFRPSIEGFHFCRPLISIDGTHLYGKYKGKLLIAVAFDADNGLFPLCYANL; this is encoded by the coding sequence ATGACATCACCTTGGAATCGAAATGTAACTAGTGGATTTCCAATTGCTGATGAGTATGAACAAAATCAAGAACAATCGTCAGCATGGGTTCGTTATACTCAAACAGACATTGGTAGTTCATATAAGCAAGCATCATCATATGTTAACCTAAATCTAATCCCAGAAATGTGTATGGATGAAGACGACAATCATTTTGAGCAAGCAATTGCTAACAATGAGTTTGACTTGGTAGAGGATGAGCCTGGCATTCATACTGATGATAGTGACGATGACGAGGAGGATGGTGGTAATATAGGGTTGAATATTGATTCTGGAATCGACAATGAAAATGGGCACATAAATTTGGAGGAGATGGTACCTGAATTTGGCGATGTTAGTCAAGCGGAGTATGCAGTGTGCCGAGATTGGGATAAGCAAAATCAAGGTCCATATGATACGTTGGCAGAGAAGgaagtttttgaaaacaagaaagaattaaTTCGCGCAGTGAAGATGTGGCATATTCAGAATAACTCCCAGTACAAGACTCAACGCTCAAGTAAATCAGAATTGCAATTGATATGCATGAAAGAGCCAATTTGCAATTGGTATCTTCGagcaatgaaaaaagaaaaatttaacCTGTGGATGATAACAGTTATTAAAGGTCGTCATACATGCACAAATGCCTCACTACATCATGGACATCGACAGTTGGATGCAGAGTATATTGCAGATGAAGTTATTCATATTGTTAAAGCTGATTTGAAGATTAACATAGCAGCTATTCAAGCATATGCAAGCTCACATTTGAAGTACCCGGTGTCGTACAGGAAGGCTTGGGTTGCAAAACAAAAAGTGATGGAGAAATTATTTGGCACATTTGAAGATTCATACAACATGCTCCCTCGATTTTTACAGGCGTTGCAGATTTCTAATCCAGGGTCAATAGTGAATTTAAACTATAAGGAATGTGTGAATGGAGTGGCAACTTTCGGTCGTGTCTTTTGGGCATTTAGGCCTTCTATCGAAGGCTTCCACTTTTGTCGTCCATTGATAAGTATTGATGGAACTCATTTGTATGGAAAATACAAGGGGAAACTGTTGATTGCGGTTGCATTCGATGCGGATAATGGACTTTTTCCATTATGTTATGCAAATTTGTAG